In Drosophila yakuba strain Tai18E2 chromosome X, Prin_Dyak_Tai18E2_2.1, whole genome shotgun sequence, a single genomic region encodes these proteins:
- the LOC6524317 gene encoding E3 ubiquitin-protein ligase MARCHF5, whose translation MESDLRVYYQPAGQVGSQAELQCALDLDIHNSDHTETRGSGGSNPFPQDTEQPTSDVERTCWICFANREDNRRAKWVHPCQCRGATKWVHQSCLYRWIDEKQQGNHRRAVVCQQCQIEYIIVFPRMNPLASILEKLDFAVRRTCPYLALGMFMCWVYWTAITYGAITVIQVLGQERAVQLMENEIFLLVGLPFIPVGLVLMRLVRWEDAVLKAMRSRYNILRKLPFFHRAGEPEAGTGDLGVLSDSSTSLPPIQHNPSITEPIFISRLLCGAFFLPSIAAAVGNVFFRSIEDPMHRTIIGGIAYIGIKGILKIYLKQKLYVRRRGRRIVNYTDENVRLYFGGQNREAPAHGSQNPQANADNNPNQRYEIARQFAGFAGLDENMEDSSSVATTDSEDCDPDYVTGPDN comes from the coding sequence ATGGAATCCGATCTGAGGGTGTACTACCAGCCGGCTGGCCAAGTGGGTTCCCAGGCTGAACTGCAATGTGCCCTGGACCTTGATATTCATAATTCAGATCATACGGAGACGCGTGGCAGTGGCGGTTCTAATCCTTTTCCGCAGGACACCGAGCAGCCGACTTCGGATGTGGAGCGCACCTGTTGGATATGTTTCGCAAACCGCGAAGACAACCGGCGGGCCAAGTGGGTGCATCCGTGCCAGTGCCGCGGTGCCACCAAGTGGGTTCATCAGAGCTGTCTGTACCGCTGGATCGACGAGAAGCAGCAGGGTAACCATCGGCGGGCGGTGGTTTGTCAACAATGCCAAATTGAGTATATTATCGTCTTTCCCCGAATGAATCCCTTGGCCAGTATTCTGGAGAAACTGGATTTCGCTGTGAGGCGGACCTGCCCCTATTTGGCGCTCGGAATGTTCATGTGCTGGGTTTACTGGACTGCCATCACGTACGGAGCCATCACTGTCATCCAGGTGTTGGGTCAAGAACGCGCAGTTCAGCTGATGGAGAACGAGATCTTCCTGCTGGTGGGTCTGCCCTTCATTCCGGTGGGTTTGGTCCTAATGCGACTCGTGCGCTGGGAGGATGCCGTCTTGAAGGCCATGCGCAGCAGATACAACATTCTGCGGAAGTTGCCCTTTTTCCACCGGGCCGGGGAGCCGGAAGCTGGAACGGGAGACTTGGGTGTCTTGAGCGATAGTTCCACTAGTTTGCCACCAATCCAGCATAATCCATCCATCACCGAACCCATCTTCATCTCTCGACTCCTTTGCGGAGCCTTTTTTCTGCCATCTATTGCCGCCGCCGTGGGAAATGTGTTTTTCAGGAGCATAGAAGATCCAATGCATCGCACCATCATCGGCGGAATCGCCTATATCGGGATTAAGGGAATCTTAAAAATCTACCTCAAACAGAAGCTATATGTCCGCCGCCGGGGGCGTCGCATTGTGAACTACACCGATGAAAACGTACGGTTATATTTTGGTGGACAGAACAGGGAGGCACCAGCCCACGGTTCCCAAAATCCCCAAGCCAATGCCGATAACAATCCGAATCAAAGGTATGAAATTGCCCGCCAGTTTGCCGGATTTGCAGGATTGGATGAGAACATGGAGGACAGCTCTAGCGTGGCCACCACGGACTCTGAGGATTGTGACCCGGACTACGTCACTGGACCAGATAATTAA
- the LOC6524318 gene encoding uncharacterized protein LOC6524318, producing MDCQLCTEMSYIEGGECKALKFSICETKGQLMNIVFTKVGIEKSLQICCKLQKYSSKRFQQVFFALIFYITSLVHWFYIKVIMFVNKQKDEKKKEHKEKISSKEPKNVLDVSNKLLTPTWYWSRYINNQIVPSTVTRSLVEVADPQMSSPISNSSKLNIVESIGPEAIASANDEKITCPPPPLMYLTRMDPDFADILTIARQARLRNISSAFSIEGILPTPPENENESSMPHPPVLDPMLRAGGTSRDFEVIWKPMSAKVNVSCAETILRKAKRRMGNNEIVWEATKRCWHDDLEIQIESRFYFVNRFLFTYFARNFRDFSSQFLQMPVQKVEMALIVRIYEWMLNEEENFAIGKELIPFFAAAKCLGVKELMEQYWGTFSTKGGCGIWEINAFHTYLMARDLRCLEIMVAMQARLRKCFLPVVASWEFLEFDANEVYSLLNQDTLCVNSEDEVFFAAFYWLNYAWVERKKYAVQVMQGVRFGLVSPWLRRSICNRSENDRIGEIGQMPEICHLIWEGTLLCQAIIANRQRESQKGKDVREMLKEFENKKITERYWVYCEGVSHHHDYRCSRHRELTFESFKRFLHRLHSHSTIFMDSLQYVPNKNWNTYRCCIDVKFRPYCERKCPKAPFYRKHLNLNKCTVPS from the exons ATGGATTGTCAATTATGTACGGAAATGTCTTATATAGAAGGGGGAGAATGTAAAGCATTAAAATTTAGCATTTGTGAAACTAAAGGACAATTAATGAACATAGTTTTTACCAAAGTTGGCATTGAAAAATCTCTTCAAATTTGTtgcaaattacaaaaatattcatCTAAACGTTTTCAGCAAGTCTTTTTTGcacttatattttatataacttCCTTGGTGCAttggttttatataaaagtgaTCATGTTTGTGAACAAGCAAAAGGACGAAAAGAAGAAAGAGCACAAGGAAAAAATTTCGTCGAAAGAGCCCAAGAATGTGTTGGATGTTTCCAACAAATTGCTGACCCCCACCTGGTATTGGAGTCGTTATATAAATAATCAGATTGTTCCCAGCACGGTGACCCGTAGTTTGGTGGAGGTCGCCGATCCCCAAATGTCATCTCCGATTTCCAATAGCTCAAAACTTAATATTGTGGAAAGCATTGGGCCTGAAGCCATCGCTTCGGCAAACGACGAGAAAATCACATGTCCTCCGCCGCCACTAATGTATTTGACCCGAATGGATCCCGATTTCGCTGACATTTTGACCATTGCGCGACAAGCTCGCCTGCGAAATATAAGCAGTGCCTTTAGCATCGAGGGTATTCTGCCTACGCCCccggaaaatgaaaacgagaGTTCGATGCCCCATCCACCTGTCTTGGATCCCATGCTCAGAGCCGGGGGCACCTCACGCGACTTTGAGGTCATTTGGAAGCCGATGAGTGCCAAAGTGAACGTATCCTGTGCCGAGACCATTTTAAGGAAGGCGAAAAGGCGGATGG GTAATAATGAGATCGTGTGGGAGGCGACAAAGAGGTGCTGGCACGACGACCTGGAGATTCAGATAGAGTCCAGGTTCTACTTCGTGAACCGTTTCCTGTTCACCTACTTTGCCCGCAATTTTCGCGATTTTTCGAGCCAATTTTTGCAAATGCCAGTGCAAAAAGTCGAAATGGCCCTTATAGTTCGCATCTACGAATGGATGCTGAACGAGGAGGAAAACTTTGCCATTGGCAAGGAGCTGATACCTTTCTTCGCGGCAGCCAAGTGCTTGGGCGTGAAGGAACTGATGGAGCAGTACTGGGGCACCTTTTCGACGAAAGGAGGTTGCGGCATTTGGGAGATCAATGCATTCCACACCTACCTCATGGCCAGGGATTTGCGCTGCTTGGAAATCATGGTTGCAATGCAGGCGCGGTTGCGAAAGTGCTTTCTGCCAGTTGTGGCATCCTGGGAGTTCCTCGAGTTCGATGCCAATGAAGTGTACTCTTTGCTTAACCAAGACACGCTGTGTGTCAATAGTGAGGACGAGGTCTTCTTCGCCGCCTTCTACTGGTTGAATTACGCCTGGGTGGAGCGCAAGAAGTACGCCGTCCAGGTGATGCAAGGAGTGCGCTTTGGACTCGTGTCACCCTGGCTGCGCCGATCCATTTGCAATAGGTCCGAAAACGATCGCATCGGTGAGATTGGCCAGATGCCAGAG ATTTGCCACTTGATCTGGGAGGGCACCCTTTTGTGTCAGGCGATCATTGCTAATAGACAGCGGGAAAGTCAAAAGGGGAAGGACGTTAGGGAAATGCTAAAAGAGTTCGAGAACAAAAAGATCACGGAGCGGTATTGGGTGTATTGCGAGGGCGTCTCGCACCATCATGATTATAGGTGCTCACGTCATCGAGAGTTGACCTTTGAAAGCTTCAAGAGGTTTCTGCACCGCCTACACTCCCACTCAACGATCTTTATGGATAGTCTACAGTATGTGCCGAATAAGAACTGGAACACCTACCGCTGCTGCATCGACGTCAAGTTTCGTCCTTATTGCGAACGAAAGTGTCCCAAGGCGCCCTTCTACAGGAAGCATTTGAACCTTAATAAATGCACAGTGCCTAGTTAA